CCGGATTCATCAATAATGCGGGCGCCTTCTTCGGCGTTGGTACCCTGCAGACGTACAATAATTGGTACTTTAATATCACCGATATTTTTGTAAGCTTCTACCACCCCGTTGGCTACGCGGTCGCAGCGAACAATACCACCAAAAATATTAATCAGAATGGCTTTTACGTTCGGGTCTTTCAGGATAATTCTAAAACCAGCTTCTACGGTTTGGGCGTTGGCACCACCTCCCACATCCAGGAAGTTAGCCGGCTCACCACCCGATAGTTTAATAATATCCATGGTAGCCATCGCTAATCCGGCGCCGTTTACCATACAACCTACGTTACCATCCAGTTTTACGTAGTTTAAGTTGCTGGCGCTGGCTTCTACTTCTAAAGGATCTTCTTCGTTAAAATCCCGAAGGTCTTCAAAAGTCCGGTGACGGTACAAGGCGTTATCGTCTAAGTTAACCTTAGCATCTACCGCTAAAATTTTATTATCCGAAGTTTTTAAAACCGGATTTATCTCGAACTGCGAGGCATCGGTATCGATGTAAGCTTTGTAAAGCGCGGTAATAAACTTTACCATTTCTTTAAACGCTTCCCCTTCCAGGCCAAAAGCAAAAGCTATTTTACGCGCCTGAAAAGCTTGTAAACCTACAGCCGGATCAATCCACTCTTTTAAGATTTTTTCCGGATGTTTCTCGGCTACTTCTTCAATGTCCATACCGCCTTCGGTGCTGGCCATAATTACGTTGCGGCCTTTAGCTCGGTCCAGCAGAATACTTACGTAAAATTCCTGCGGCTCTGTTGGGCCAGGATAATACACATCCTGAGCAATTAAAACTTTATGAACGGTTTTACCTTCGGGCCCGGTTTGGTGCGTTACCAGGTTCATACCTAAAATCTGCGACGAGAGCTCCCGTACCTGGTCCATGTTTTTGGCTAGCTTTACGCCACCGCCTTTGCCACGGCCACCCGCATGAATCTGCGCTTTAATTACGTGCCAACCGGTGCCGGTTTCGGCAGTTAAACGTTTCGCAGCTTCTACAGCTTGGTCGGGATTGCGGGCTACAATTCCTTCCTGAATCCGGACGCCATAACTTTTAAGAATCTCTTTTCCCTGATATTCGTGTATGTTCATGATTGGAGCATTTCGTGTGGCACGAAAGTAAAAAGTAATCTTTTTATTTCAAACTTTAATTTAGATGATAGTCTATAGTCGATAGCCCACGGACGACAGCCAGTAGGCTATTGTTGACAGTTGAAAGTTAATGCTTCGCAAACAACGGCTCATCGTTACAGTTTCGGGCGTATAGAATTTTAAAAATTTTAAAAATTCTATACACCCCAACTTTTAACCACAAACCTTAAACTACCAACTATGGTCTATCGACCATCGACTATCGACTATCATCTACTTCCCGTACCATTCGGCTAAAATCTTTTCGGCGGGTTTATGTTGAGGGGTAAAATCGCGGTGGTCGCGGCCGTTATCGCGCACTTGGGGGTACCACTTCCAGATAAATATACCGCCAAACCAAGGCTGGTGCCAAAGCGTTTTAAAAAGGGCTTCATAGCAATTGGCTTGTGTTTCGTACGATTCCATAAATGCAGTATTATCTCCACGCTCCGGCCATTTCCAGGGTTCTACGGCCGCATCCGGCGAGCTTTTGTAACCTACTTCGGTAAACACAATGGGTTTGCGGTATTTTTTAGCTATTTTTTCTAACCGGGGTACGTGCGATTTCCAGCCAGCTTGTAATTCAGCTAAGTCAGGATTATTTTTTTGACTCAGCGGGAAGTAACCTTGTACGCCAATAAAATCGAGGGCGTCCCAGAATTTAATCTTTTCGTATTCCAGGTACCAGTTAGCCGCGTAGGTAAGTTCGCCGTGGTATACCTGCCGTATTTCCTTTATTAATTGGCGCCAGTCTTTTTCGCGGCTAACTGCCGGGTTCATAAGTTCCGTACCAATACACAAAGCCTCGATGTGGTGGGTTTCGGCTAACCGGGCATAATGCAGGATAAAAGCAGCATAATTTTTAAACCAGGCTTGCCAATCGGCTTCGCTGATCATGGCAATATCGCCAATCCATTTGTTTTGCTCCCGGTTCATTAACCAGATATGCGGTTTTAATAACGTTTTTATACCAGCTTGCCGGGCCAGTAAAGTCGTATGAATTAAACCAGCATCGCTTTCGCCCCAATAATGTTTATTAGGGCGCGTATTCAGTTGTATTTCGGGGGTGTTGTAGTTACGTTGCCAGCCAAACGGCGTTTGGGCAATCCATTGGATATTACATTTTTTTGCTGCCGCCAGGTGGTTAAGAGTAACCGAATCGCTGGCTACCCAGTTTACACCCCGGTATTTTAGTTTAGCTTGATACGTTGTCGGTCTTTTGGGTACGGGAGCTGCCCGGAAGCATAGGTGCAAAGCACCCAAACTGAAGAGCATTATTAAAAGCCATAAAAACGATCTGGACCGGACCATACCAACAAAGCTATAATTCTCTTAAATATAAACTTTACTTCGTTTATTACCCAGAGTATGGCCATTTTGCTGGTTAAACTTACCGCCTGGCTTCGCATGAGGAATCAATTTTTAGGGAGCGCTAACTTAATTGCAAAAAATGGTAACTTTTGGCTAGATTTGCCGAAAACTCTCCCGGAGCCATTTAAATTTTATCTACTTGCTGCAAGCCACCAACATTCATAAAGCCTACGGAGCTTTGCCCGTTTTAAAAGGAATTACGCTGCAAATTGCCAAAGGCGAAATTGTTTCTATTGTAGGTTCCTCGGGAGCAGGTAAAAGTACCTTGCTGCACATTTTAGGAACTTTAGATACCCCCGACCAAGGCGACGTGTTATTTAACGGTAATGCGGTTAATAAATTTAAAAGCGTAGAGTTAGCGCGTTTCCGGAACCAGCACATTGGTTTTATTTTTCAGTTTCATAATTTGTTGCCGGAGTTTACCTCCGTCGAGAATGTATGTTTGCCGGGTTTCCTGGCGGGCCGCCCCGAAGAAGAAGTGGTAAACCGGGCCAAAGATCTTTTAAAAATGTTGAATTTAGGCCATCGCCTCGGCCATAAACCTTCCGAAATGTCGGGCGGGGAACAACAACGCACCGCCGTGGCTCGGGCTTTAATCAATTCTCCCGAAATTATTTTTGCCGATGAACCCAGCGGTAATTTAGATTCAGAAAATGCCCGGGAACTGCACGAAATTTTCTTCCGGCTCCGCAACGAGCTGCATCAGACATTTGTTATTGTTACCCACAACGAACATCTGGCCACTATGGCCGACCGTAAGTTGGTGATGAAAGATGGTTACTTACTCGCTTAAAATTAAAAAATTTAAAAAACAGGTAGGTAGATTAGAATTACCGGCCTGTTTTTTATTTTAGGTTATCCTTCAAAGCTTAATTCTTACCAGGATATACTTTTTCCCTTTCTCATTCCCTAATCCTATTTTCTGAATGTCTTTCTTACAAGTTTAAAAGAACTCGAAAGCCTCAACCCAAGATTTTTACAGCCCGAAAGTTTTGCCCAGCATCCGGTTTTAAGCTAAAGTTAATTGCCAGAATCCATCACCTTAGCTATTTGGACATAAAGGTATAGATTTACATCCCTGCCCCATATTTCCTGCATGCATTTCCACCAGCTTAAGCTGGTGTTCATAAAAGCATAAAGCTTTGATAAAAAGATTTTTAACTAAAATACCCAAGTTCGTAACCTAAACAACGCATACCAGTAAAAAAGCTTCTGCGGCTTTAAATTTTAGTTTATTACGGCTAAAGTTTAAAGTGCAGGTAAACATTGTTTTGGTGTGCTAAAATATTTAGTTTGTAGCTGCTAATGAAAATAGAAAAATTTTAAAAAATATAATGTAAGTTATTGATTATCAATGATAAAATTTTGCTAAATTTATGGCTGGTTTGGCACCAAAACCTACGTCAATATGTTTACTTAAAGAACATAAAAACAAAGAAATGAATCAGGAAAATAATGAAAACAAGCTAGTTAAGAAGTCGCGGATCGAGAGCTACGATATCGCGAAATCTGACGAAACCATGCACCTGGCCATCGACCTTGCGAAGTTTATAAAGGAGAATAAGTTATACCAAAATATACAAGGTAAGGAATACGTAAACGTGGAAGGTTGGCAATATGCCGGTTCCAGGTTAGGTATTCTGCCAGTAGTAGAGCATGTAATTAACGTAAGTACTGATACCGAATTAAAGTATCAGGCCAAAGTGAATTTACTTAATTTACGTACCGAGCAAGTAGTAGGAGCGGGTTTTGCCATTTGCTCTAATAAGGAGCAAGGTAAAAAGTATTATCAGGAATTTGCTATTGCCTCGATGGCGCAAACGCGGGCTATTGGTAAAGCTTACCGTAACATTCTGGCCTGGATTATTCGGGCAGCGGGTTACGAGCCTACTCCGGCTGAAGAAATGGATTACAGCGGTAATACGCAGGATGCGCCCCGGGTGGAGCAACCTCAGATAACCGCCGAACCTAAAGCCATGAAAGCGGTTCCGGCAGAAGCGGAAAAACAACCGGAATCTGCCCCGGCAGCCGCTTCGGTTAAGTATGCATCGGCTAAGCAAAAAGAAGAAATTATTCGTTTGCTGAACAACCCGGTAATTACCCGTCAGGAGAAAACAAAAATGTTATTAAACATTAACAAATTAGACGAAGAGCGGGCTACCCAAGCTATTGCTAAACTTAAAAAAGTAATTGAAGAACGGGAAGACGAA
The sequence above is a segment of the Adhaeribacter swui genome. Coding sequences within it:
- the sucC gene encoding ADP-forming succinate--CoA ligase subunit beta; this encodes MNIHEYQGKEILKSYGVRIQEGIVARNPDQAVEAAKRLTAETGTGWHVIKAQIHAGGRGKGGGVKLAKNMDQVRELSSQILGMNLVTHQTGPEGKTVHKVLIAQDVYYPGPTEPQEFYVSILLDRAKGRNVIMASTEGGMDIEEVAEKHPEKILKEWIDPAVGLQAFQARKIAFAFGLEGEAFKEMVKFITALYKAYIDTDASQFEINPVLKTSDNKILAVDAKVNLDDNALYRHRTFEDLRDFNEEDPLEVEASASNLNYVKLDGNVGCMVNGAGLAMATMDIIKLSGGEPANFLDVGGGANAQTVEAGFRIILKDPNVKAILINIFGGIVRCDRVANGVVEAYKNIGDIKVPIIVRLQGTNAEEGARIIDESGLKVYSAVLLKDAAARVKEVLA
- a CDS encoding glycoside hydrolase family 113, which gives rise to MLFSLGALHLCFRAAPVPKRPTTYQAKLKYRGVNWVASDSVTLNHLAAAKKCNIQWIAQTPFGWQRNYNTPEIQLNTRPNKHYWGESDAGLIHTTLLARQAGIKTLLKPHIWLMNREQNKWIGDIAMISEADWQAWFKNYAAFILHYARLAETHHIEALCIGTELMNPAVSREKDWRQLIKEIRQVYHGELTYAANWYLEYEKIKFWDALDFIGVQGYFPLSQKNNPDLAELQAGWKSHVPRLEKIAKKYRKPIVFTEVGYKSSPDAAVEPWKWPERGDNTAFMESYETQANCYEALFKTLWHQPWFGGIFIWKWYPQVRDNGRDHRDFTPQHKPAEKILAEWYGK
- a CDS encoding ABC transporter ATP-binding protein gives rise to the protein MLQATNIHKAYGALPVLKGITLQIAKGEIVSIVGSSGAGKSTLLHILGTLDTPDQGDVLFNGNAVNKFKSVELARFRNQHIGFIFQFHNLLPEFTSVENVCLPGFLAGRPEEEVVNRAKDLLKMLNLGHRLGHKPSEMSGGEQQRTAVARALINSPEIIFADEPSGNLDSENARELHEIFFRLRNELHQTFVIVTHNEHLATMADRKLVMKDGYLLA